The genomic DNA AGGGCCATCTTGCGTTTTAAGTCGCGACACTTCGGCCGCGATGTCACCTGAGATTGCCTCAGAGTTGTTCCACGTGAGATTGCTCAGCGTGTTTGTCGCGACGTACTTTTTTGCTTTGTTCAACATCGCTGCGACGGGATTGTCTGTCGCGGCACTGGACGAGTGGTGCGCAGAAAAGAATTCGTACGTTCTTCTTCCCAACAGCAAATCGTACGGATCAGACATGGCCTCGCGCTGGACTTGTTCCATCACTTCATACCAACAAGGCCGTGCCCAACCGGCTTGGGAAAATCCGTTCGACGTATCTTCTTCGGGGCTGTGAGGTGCTTGCATCACACCGTCGACGGTAACAAAAGTCAAAATGGCCAATTCTCTCATTCGATTTTCTCGCTGCTCAAAACGTACATGGTCAATCGCTCACGGCATCCTATGAATCGAACACACCAGCCGTTGCGTCAATTGGGTTTGGCGGGAAGCGAACGTGCAAACTTGACTGCTCGTTCGACCCACGCCTTGAGCTCTTCGACCGATTCAATCCCGGCTGGTTCGACCAGCGCCCAACCCTTCATCACCTTGCCCGTGATGTCCATTGGCTTCACGTGCGGCTCTGACTGGGTGTCCTCATGGCCTTCCTTGTCGAGACGAACGATCAACGCGCCCTTCCAAGGACCGACGCACATGTTGCCGTTGATCATGAAGCAGACGCCGCCAAACATCTTCTTCTCCGAGTAACCCTTGCGGCGTTTCATCAGCGGTCTGATTCGTTCGATAAGTTCCTCCTCGCCCTCTCTCATGATCGCGTCCTATTGGGGTTGTGTCGACGCTTTTCGGCTTCGGTGGACTAGTGCGATTAAGAAACCTCCAAGCACGAATTGAATGGAAAGGTACGTCGTTTCCAACGCGAACCACGTGGCGAGCGGTTCAATCTGATGCTTGGCTGCTTCGGCAAGCACGTGCATCGTCCAATGATACAGTCCCATCACACCGGCCAGCGTCAAGGCGCCACGAGCAATCGACTTACCTCGGTACAATGACGGATAGATCAACGACAAAACCATGCCCTGTATGATGATTGAGGCAAAACCGAATGCAATGATCGGTTCGTCGCGAGTGAAGTAGCCCAGCTCTTCGTAAGTCGTCTTGAATAAGACGAGGTGCCAAACATAGGCGAGCGGAAACGTAACCGCAGCATATCCGAGTGTACCGAGAATGATCTTTGTTGGTTGCATTGTGGCTCCCTGTGTCGCGTGCAGTGTACTTGTTTTTTGCAAGCTTGCATAACAATAGCCCACGTGCTTGTTATTTGCAAGTTCAGGAAATCCCGCTAGAGTGTAAGAATGACGAAACGATCCTCCGCAGATTGGCACGGGTGTCCGATACGCTACGGTGCATCCATTTTTGGCGACAATTGGTGCCTTCTGATCCTGCGTGATTTGATGTTCAAGGGAGCCAAGCACTACGCGGATTTTCTGAACGCTGGCGAAGGCATTTCGACCAACATTCTTGCCGCCAGACTGACAACGCTGGAATCCGAGGGCATCATCGAGAAACACGCTGACCCGGAACACGGCAAGCGATTCATCTATGGCCTGACCGATAAGGGTCTGGAACTCGTTCCAGCGATGCTGGAAATCATTCTGTGGGCCAACAAATGGGATGAGAACACCGAAGTTCCTCTCGACTTCGCCGAGGAACTGCAACGCAACCGCACAGCAATGGCGAAGCGGATCGTCCGCGACCTGAAGCAGTCACGGCCCTAACAATTCAGACATAACAGGACTCTGGGGGATTCGCCACGACGAATACTTTTCTGCGTCAAGTTGCCACAAGATCAGGCAGCATCAAATTCAATTTCGCGAGTCTCAAGTCTCCCGTCTCGCCTGACACTTAATGTGCTGCGTGCTCATTGACGCAATTAACGTCATCCGTATCGTTGGAGCGTGAGCAGTGAATGCTGCAAGAGATTCCGAGCAACGTGTTTGAAACCCGAAACGAACTGAATGCGAATCGTCGGAGGATGTTGCTAACGATCAATGCGTTTTGATCGATTCAGCCAATTCCTGCCAATTTCACAGGAAGACATGGTCTTTCCTTCAATCGAGCTACGTTGATCCGGACAATCTCCGATTCACGAAGTCCCGCGCGGGCCGTGTGAATTCGTCTCTTGACGACTCGCTGGCGGCGATTGAATCAACAGTTGGGAAAAAGCATGAATCAGAACGATGACGCTTTCGGTTACATCTTCGTTCAGTATCGAAGGTCCAATGTCGTGCATCAGGTGAGCGCGTCCGTTGCATCAGCCGCCAGCACGAAGGAACTGCCCTTCGCTGCAGCGGTGGTTTCCACCGACTGCAGTTCGGGTACGTGAAAATCGCAGTCAAGGTGATGACATCCGGCAGTTCGCGAATGGCTCTGGTCGTGACTAATGTCGAACCGTCATTTGTAGTCCGGCGCGATCAAAGTTCGACAGGCCGCTTCAAGATGGCGGTGAATTCCCTGCCGTATCCTGGACAGATGGCTAAACGAGATTCATTGCGGTTCGGATAAGGGATCGGATTCTGAGCTGAATTGAGACCCGAACCGGACTTCTGGTCCATTGACCGACAAAGACAAAACCCTCAGTCACGAAACAACTTGTGACTGAGGGGTCTTGGTTCGGATTGTGATCCGGTTTTTCAAAGCTCCCCGAGTCTTACTCTATGCGAACACGGGCTCCTTGAGCTTGGAGCCTTTCCTATCAGCACCTTTCGTCGTTCGCCGAAAGTCGAGTTTTACGTGATGGAAACAAGTGCTGAATTGGCCCGACACCTCGGTGTGAGCCGGGCACAATTGACGCAAGTTCTCCGACGGTAAATACTGCGCCTCACCATGTGGACGTATAGATGCTAATCATTTTACGTGGACTACGCAGCAATGCGGCACTCAAGGAGTGTACTGTTCGGCCAGTTCATCGTGACATCCTGTAGCAGCCTGTTGTGAGAGCAATCAACAAATGTTGCCGATCGGCGGCCTCAGTTCAACAATGCGAACGCGCTCCAGATTTGAGGGTGCTCGTGAAATTCCGATTTGATCGCAGCGATTGAGTTGCCAAATGCCTTGCTCACGGATTCACGTTCACCTACAAGTCGCTGGTAGAAATGCCGCGTAAATGTCAGGCAGGAAAGGTCGGGAATTTCCCAGCGGCAACCGATGACCAACTCAACACCAGCGGCGCGGAACGCCCAAGCAAGCGAGAGGTCTTCGTCGCCCGCCCATTGGTCGCCGAACTTCGTCAAGCACGCTATCAGAACAACGAGCCGGACGTTTGAGAAGTCGCACCGAAGGATGTCGTTGTAGTGAATAACGGTACCTTTTCCGTGAGCGCCTCTGCCGAGCATCAAGTGGCTGGCGTCTGGGACGCCAGAATACGCATTGCCGTGCGTTGAAATGTGAAGAATGTCCGAACCTTGCCATTCTGCATTGATGAATTGCTTTCGAGTAGAACGTCCGCGACTGCTGGGATGGATGTGGCAGAATCCTGACCGCTCCCATTGCTCGAACAATTCCGCTTCGCTCTTGGCGTGTGGCAGGTCGTTGGAAAAAGATTCACCAAAACCGCCCCAGAATGCAATCGTTGGTTTGCAGAATGAAATCTCCGATGTCGGTTGAAGGCTTTCGACGACTGTTGTGCATTGACTCAGGTCCGTGGCTGCCAAGGGTGTGTTCAATGTCGTGAAGTCTGTGAACGCGACAAGAGAAGTTGCAAGTGGCAGTGATACCTCAGCTTTGTCGCGTGCGGCAATCAGCGTGTCGCGCAGGTCGACTACTGTTTCAGGCTTGCGAGGATTCCAGACGACCCGATTCGGCTTCGTCGTCGCTTCGTGGACACTGCGGCGATTTTCGCTAGCACGAACCGAAACAGTGCATTCCACACGATCGGTGAAGAACAGGTAAAGTGCACTGAGCCGCTTCAC from Rubinisphaera italica includes the following:
- a CDS encoding dihydrofolate reductase family protein produces the protein MRELAILTFVTVDGVMQAPHSPEEDTSNGFSQAGWARPCWYEVMEQVQREAMSDPYDLLLGRRTYEFFSAHHSSSAATDNPVAAMLNKAKKYVATNTLSNLTWNNSEAISGDIAAEVSRLKTQDGPLLQVHGSWQLVQTLLGNNLIDEFRLWTFPVLVGSGKRLFGNGSAPAGLKLVKSDTTTNGAVMSIYRVSSFETTL
- a CDS encoding TfoX/Sxy family protein; this encodes MREGEEELIERIRPLMKRRKGYSEKKMFGGVCFMINGNMCVGPWKGALIVRLDKEGHEDTQSEPHVKPMDITGKVMKGWALVEPAGIESVEELKAWVERAVKFARSLPAKPN
- a CDS encoding winged helix-turn-helix transcriptional regulator; amino-acid sequence: MTKRSSADWHGCPIRYGASIFGDNWCLLILRDLMFKGAKHYADFLNAGEGISTNILAARLTTLESEGIIEKHADPEHGKRFIYGLTDKGLELVPAMLEIILWANKWDENTEVPLDFAEELQRNRTAMAKRIVRDLKQSRP